TCAGTTCAATTGCCTGTTTTATTGTGTTTATATATATCCTTATATCTTTATAAAACCTTATAATTTTCTTTTTTTCTTCCTTTTTATCTTTTTCTGTTGTTATCTTATTAATTAAACTTTTAACAAATTTTTCAGTTTCCTTAACATTATATTTTTTGTTTATAATATTTTCAATAGCAATTTCCTGTAATTCACTATCAGGGAGTTTTAATAACGCCCTTGCATGTCTCTCTGTAAGATTATTTTCAATAAGTCTATTTTTTATATTATCACTAAGTTTTAATATCCGCATTTTATTAGCAATAGTAGACTGACTTTTTCCAATCATATAAGCAAGCTTTTCTTGTGTTAAATTATGGTCAGTAATAAGATTATGATATGCTTCTGCCTCTTCAATAAAATTCAGGTCTTTTCTCTGTAGATTTTCAATAAGGGAAATAACTGCGGAATCCTCATCATATGCATCAATTATAATTGCAGGTATGGTTTTTAACCCAGCCAACTTTGAAGCACGTAATCGTCTTTCACCTGCAACCAATTCATATGAACTGCCATTTACAATCCTAACGCTTATTGGTTGAATAACCCCATATACTTTAATTGATTCACATAATTCCTGTAAATTTGCCGAATTAAATATTTTACGAGGTTGATAAGGATTTGGCTTAATATCGTCTATAGGTAAATATCGAATTTCTTTTGATTTAATTGAAACCATTAACGACACCTCACAAAATAAAATATCTTACTATTATATTCGACGAATATTATTAATATCCTTTTAAATTTTTAATAAAAAGTGAAATTTTTAAATTATATAATTAATACGATATTTTTTAAATAAGAGCCCTGCAATCTGAATAAAAATACTCATATTGCAGGGTAAAAAAACAAGAAATTAATAATATTAAATAAAATATTTTTCTATAGCGGCTTTTTATTGATAAATTTCGGTTTTCTCGGATAAATACTTTGCGTTTTTATTTTCTTTTTTACTATGACAAGTTTATGCATAATTTCAGTATAAGGAATTACAACATCAACAACATTTTCTACAACTCCACCTAAGGTTTTAATAGCATTTTTTGATAATTTTAATTCTTCTTCAATAGATGGACCTTTCATAGCAATAAAATAACCATTTACAGTTACAAAAGGTATACAATACTCAGCAAGAATATTTAAAGACGCAACCGCTCTTGAAACCGATAAGTCATATTTTTCTCTAAAATTCACCTTGTTACCGTAATCTTCGGCACGTCCATGCACAGTATATATATTTTCTAAATTTAACTTATCAATAACTTCTTCCAAGAATACTATCCTTTTATTTATTGAGTCTAATAAGGTTAATTTAATATTAGGAAAAACAATCTTTAAAGGTATAGAAGGAAATCCTGCTCCTGTACCTATATCAATTATATTTTCATTTCCAGTAATTTTACCCGATTTAAATACAGATAAACTATCTAAAAAATGTTTTGTTATCACATCTCCTTCATCTGTAATTGAGGTTAAATTTATTTTTTCATTCCATTCAATAAGAAGTTTAAAATATTTTTCAAATTGTTCCACATGGAACATGCTTAAATTTATATTAAAATTAGCCGCACCATTAATTAATTTATCAATATTTTTTCTATCCATTTCTTATACGCTTCCCTTGCTGTATATAAATTAATAAAACAGAAATATCTGCAGGAGAAACACCAGAAATTCTTGATGCCTGTCCAACTGAAATAGGCTTGATTTTTTTTAATTTCTGTTTTGCTTCAGTACTTATTCCATTAATATTTTCGTAATCAATCCACTCTGGTATTTTTTTATTTTCTAATGTTTTAAAATGTTCTACCCGCTGCATTTGTTTTGAAATATATCCTTCATACTTAATATTAATATCAATCTCCTCTGCAACAGAATCCATTATTTCAGGTCTGTCTTTATCAATTAAAAACGAGGATTTATAATCAATCTCAGGTCTTTTTAATAAATCATATAATAAAACTCCTGTAACTATTGGCTTGCTGTTTCGTGCTAATAAAAAATTGTTAACCTCGTCAGTTGGCGTAATCATAACACTTTTAAGTCTTTTTAGCTCATCATTAAGCTGTTGCTTGCGTTTTAAAAATCTATTATATCTTTTATCGTCTACAAGACCAATCCTTCTACCAATTTCAGTTAACCTAAGATCAGCATTATCCTGACGCAAAATAAGCCTGTATTCAGCACGGGAGGTTAACATTCTGTATGGTTCATCAACCCCTTTTGTTATAAGGTCATCTATTAAAACTCCAATATAAGCCTGTGACCTTAAAAGGATTAGAGGTTCTCTTTTCATTAGTTTCATGGCTGCATTTATTCCAGCAATTATTCCCTGTGCAGCTGCTTCTTCATAACCTGAAGTTCCATTCACCTGACCAGCAAAAAATAAACCT
This is a stretch of genomic DNA from Aceticella autotrophica. It encodes these proteins:
- the noc gene encoding nucleoid occlusion protein, with product MVSIKSKEIRYLPIDDIKPNPYQPRKIFNSANLQELCESIKVYGVIQPISVRIVNGSSYELVAGERRLRASKLAGLKTIPAIIIDAYDEDSAVISLIENLQRKDLNFIEEAEAYHNLITDHNLTQEKLAYMIGKSQSTIANKMRILKLSDNIKNRLIENNLTERHARALLKLPDSELQEIAIENIINKKYNVKETEKFVKSLINKITTEKDKKEEKKKIIRFYKDIRIYINTIKQAIELMNKAGINAEYTENNFDDYIEFNIKIQKK
- the rsmG gene encoding 16S rRNA (guanine(527)-N(7))-methyltransferase RsmG, which gives rise to MDRKNIDKLINGAANFNINLSMFHVEQFEKYFKLLIEWNEKINLTSITDEGDVITKHFLDSLSVFKSGKITGNENIIDIGTGAGFPSIPLKIVFPNIKLTLLDSINKRIVFLEEVIDKLNLENIYTVHGRAEDYGNKVNFREKYDLSVSRAVASLNILAEYCIPFVTVNGYFIAMKGPSIEEELKLSKNAIKTLGGVVENVVDVVIPYTEIMHKLVIVKKKIKTQSIYPRKPKFINKKPL